Within Acidimicrobiales bacterium, the genomic segment TGGATTCAGCGTCACTGCACAGAGGCTCGCCGTGTACGACGTGCTGCGCGAGAACCAACACGCAACTGCCGGAGACATCGTGGAGTTGGTCGGGAAGCGCCTAGGGAGCGTCTCACGTCAGGCCGTCTACGACGCTCTCGAGGTGCTCGAAAGTTGCGGCTTGGTGAGGAGCATCGAACCTGCAGGGTCGCCGGCCCTCTACGAGACCCGTGTGGGCGACAACCACCATCACGCCATCTGCAGGGTCTGCGGCGAGACCGTTGACGTCGACTGCGCAGCCGGGCGCAGGCCGTGCCTGCAGCCCCCGGACGTCAAGGGTTTCTTGATCGAAGAAGCAGAAGTCGTCTACTGGGGCCTCTGCCCCAGGTGCGCACGCGATGCGGCAGGACGCGAGGCGACAAGTCGAGACGTCGAGAGACGAAAGGAGATGGACCATGC encodes:
- a CDS encoding transcriptional repressor, producing the protein MTSDEVSAALRSGGFSVTAQRLAVYDVLRENQHATAGDIVELVGKRLGSVSRQAVYDALEVLESCGLVRSIEPAGSPALYETRVGDNHHHAICRVCGETVDVDCAAGRRPCLQPPDVKGFLIEEAEVVYWGLCPRCARDAAGREATSRDVERRKEMDHA